Genomic segment of Iocasia fonsfrigidae:
GATTGCTCTCACTGCTCCGGATATTATTTTGTTGATGTCTCCTAAAATTACTAAAAAAGTGATTAATAGTGCTGATAAGATAACAGGTAAGCTGGGTATTCCGGTTATTGTTATTGATGGTCAGTTTAAAAATACTGGAAAGACCTTAGAATTTTTAGGAGGTTTACTCGGTGAAAAAGAACGTGCTGAAAAGTTAAAGGATTATTTTGAGAATGTCTATCAAAAAGTTATTACTATAGCAGTTGACATTAAACAAGAGCAGCGGGTTAATGTCTATTATGCACGTGGCGATAAAGGGTTAACCACTGAAATAAAGGGTTCCCCTAATACAGAAATATTACGTTTGCTTAGGGCCAGGAATGTTGTTGATTTGAATATTTCTGCTGAAAACACTTCCGGGCTGGCTGGTAATTATACGGTAACAATGGAACAGTTATTGCTCTGGAATCCAGATTTAATAATTGTTGGTAGCGGATTTTATACTGCAAGCGGATTAGTAGATATTATAAAAGAAGATAAAAGCTGGCAAAGCTTGAAGGCGGTAGCTAATAGACAGCTCTTTTTTATTCCCTGTGCTCCTTTTAACTGGATTGACCGTCCCCCTTCTTTAAATAGAATAATAGGTTTGGTCTGGGCGGCAGAGAATATCTACCCCGATCTTTACAACTTCGATCTTGCAGAAGAGATTAAGAAATTCTATAAGCTCTTTTATCACTATGACTTGACAGAAACTGAACTAAATAAACTGCTTGACTGTAGACTAAAGTAATTTTAAGTTGGAGTGATTTTATGAAACTGATTACTGTATCTGGACCACCTTCAACCGGAAAAACTTCGGTAATAATTAGGGTGATTGAGCATTTAAGAAAGAAAAATATTAAGATTGGGGTTATAAAATTTGACTGTCTAACAAGTGATGATGATCTCTTATATAAAAGAAAGAACATCCCTGTACAGGTAGGTATTTCTGGAGGGCTATGTCCAGATCATTTCTTTGTTAGTAATATCGAAGAATGTTTTACCTGGGGGTTGAATAAGGGACTAGACATTATGATTACAGAAAGTGCTGGTTTGTGTAACCGTTGTTCACCTTATCTCAAAGGGCCACTGGCAGTTTGTATAATTGATAACCTGATGGGGATTCATACCCCGAAAAAGATCGGACCGATGCTCAGGTTTGCTGATCTCGTAGTGATTACCAAAGGAGATATAGTCTCCCAGGCAGAACGGGAAATCTTTGCTTACCGGGTTAAAGAAGCCAGTCCCCGGGCCAAAATTTTGTTTATCAATGGAATTACCGGCCAGGGAACTTTACATTTAGCTGATTTATTTCTGGAAGGAAAGGAAACAGTAGAGCTAAATAATAGTAGACTCCGTTTTACTATGCCAGCAGCTTTATGTTCGTACTGTCTGGGAGAGACAAGAGTGGGAAAGGATTTTCAAATAGGAAATATTAAGGATATTAATTTTCAAAGGTAAAATAAATAAAATAGAATCGGTGGTGAGCTGATTGCAGCAAGAAAATAGATTTAAGCTAACGATAATCGGAGGCTATAATAAGAATGATGAGCCGGAGGATCTAACACTGACTATTTCTGCCGGGGAGGTTGTGTCTATTGTCGGCCCAACTGGTTCAGGTAAGAGCCAGTTGTTAGCAGATATTGAATGGATGGCCCAGGGGGATACACCTACCGGCCGGAGGATATTAATTAATGACCAGATTCCTGATTCTGAAATGCGTTATGATATTGAGTCTAAACTGGTGGCTCAGTTATCTCAGAATATGAATTTTGTAATGGATGTTACTGTTCAAGAATTTGTTCAGATTCACGCCAGTAGTAGGAAAATTAAAAATAGCGGTAAACTGAGTACTAACATTATTGAAAAAGCAAACCAGCTAGCCGGCGAAAAATTTACGGCAGATACTCCGCTAACTTCTCTGAGTGGAGGTCAGTCCCGGGCTTTGATGATAGCTGATACAGCCTATCTTAGTAAATCGCCGATTGTGCTAATTGATGAGATAGAGAATGCTGGGATAGATAGAAAGATCGCCCTAGATTTGTTGGTAAAACGGGAGAAGATAATCTTGCTGGCCACCCATGATCCAATACTGGCTCTTTTGGGAAATAGAAGGCTGGTTATAAAAAATGGAGGTATTTATAAAATTATTGAAGCTACGGTGGCTGAAAGAAAGAACCTGGAAATACTTGAAAAATTGGATAGAAAATTAATGTTGATGCGGAACAGGCTTAGACATGGGGAAAAAATTAATTATTGTGGGTAGGAGTGAGTTTATAATGTCAGAATTTAAAAATTGTAATCTGCTAGCATTAATGCCATGCCCATTAAAGGTTCCATTTGAAAGATTGATTACAACATATTTGAGGAAAAAGGAAAGAGAGGGGGTTTATCTTGACTGTACTATAGTTGCTAATGCTAATACCCATCTGTCTTTTTATGAAGAGATTGATAATTTTCAGGATATAAAAGAAATTCCTGATATTATTATCTCTCCTGGCCTGAATAATCTTTTCTATCATGACTTTTATGATAAATTTATTAGGCCTGGTTATTTTAGAAATCCGATCAAATATGATTTTGAAGATAATTTTGTGGAGATCGGTTATCAGGATAGCAGGAACAATTATACAATGTTTACAATGAATCTGCTGGTTTTAGTTGTTAATACTGCTAGATTAAAAGGAGCCCGGGTACCATTGAAATTTGCTGACCTTTTAGCTGATAATTATTATCAGAATGTTGCTATTAGAGGAAGAGATGAATTTATCTGTGAAACTGTATTACTGAATTTTTATAAAGAATATGGCTTAGCAGGGATAAAAAAACTATCTTATAACGTTCGGGAAGGCTTACATCCTTCACAAATGGTTAAAAAGGCTAAAAGTAATAGTGAAGAGGATGAAGCCATCTATGTAATGCCCTATTTTTTCGCTAGAACTTTAATTAATCATAAAAAGATAGAGGTTATCTGGCCGGAAGATGGGGCTTTGATCAACGCAATCTCCATGTTAGTCAAAAAAGATATTACACTTGAAGTTAAGGAACTGGCTAGATATATAGCAGGTCCAGAGCTCGGGAATCTTTTTGCCAGGGCTGCTTTTCCGGTAGCTAATCCGGCAGTTGAAATCAATGTTTATAAAAAGAATAAGTTTAAGTGGTTAGGTTGGGACTTTATTCGTCAAAATGATTTAAGAAAAGTTATGGAAGAAATTACAGCTTATTATCTATCCTTTCAAAATTAAGATAGAGAAGGATTAACCTGAGATTAGAGTCCTAGGATGTTTGAGTCATATTTAATTTTACTGTTTTGACTATAAAATTATCAGGAGGGTTATCAGATGTCTATTAGAAAAAAACTTGATCTGCCTGCCATCGACTCATATAGTTATAAACCACTGTGGAAACAGGTTTATGAAGTTTTGAGGGAGGCCATCTTATTTGGGAAATTTAGGCCTGGGGAAAAAATAACTGAGCTTGAGTTGTGTCAGCAATTTAACGTAAGCCGCACCCCTGTCCGGGAGGCCATCCGTATGTTAGAATTAGAGGAATTTGTTTTGATTGTTCCCCAGCGTGGTGTCTTTGTTGCTGGAATCAAGTCTAAAAAAGAAATAAATGATATCTTTCAGGTTAGGGCGGAACTTGAAGGCCTGGCATCATATCTGACTGCACAGCATATTACAGAAAAACAAATAAAAAAAATGAAAAAATTCACAGGGCAGCTGGAAGAACATATTGCCAGAGGTGAACTGGAAGACTGTATAAAAATTGACATTTCATTTCATGAAATAATCTATGAAAGTTGTGAAAATGAATGGCTGCAGAAATTTCTGGATAGTTTATTTGAACAGATAAGCCGCTTTCGTTCGGAAAGCATGTCACAGCGGGGACGTATGGAAGAGGTTCTGGTAGAGTATCAACAGCTTATTAAGGCCTTTGAAAAAAGAGATGCAGAATTTGCCAGAAAACTGGCTGTAGAACATATAAAATCAGCTCAAAAAAGTGTTCTATCAGTTTTCAAACATCAGTATGATTAATAATAAATACTTAAAGAACCCCACCTGGAATTATCAAGGTGGGGTTTTAGTATTTACTGTTTTAATTAAACTTCTTTATAGCAGAACCACCAGTCGAAATTGTCATATTCATCTTTTCTTTTGCTGGCTGTTGCTATATCTGCAGCTGGTTCAATAATGACTTTGTCATTTATTAATTCGTTGTCAGGCCAGTTAGCAGGAATGGCAACTCCATTTTTATCTGCTAGCTGGAAACCTTTAATCATACGTACGATTTCATCCATATTACGACCCAATTCCTGTGGATAGTAAAGAATGGCCCTGATAGTCCCCTTAGGGTCAATAATATATACTGCCCGGACAGTATTAGTACCCTTTCCAGGGTGTACCAGCCCCAGTCTTTCGGCAACCTGGCCACGGTCATCAGCAATAATAGGGAATTTAATCTCCACATCTAAATTTTCTTTGATCCATTCAGTCCATTTAATGTGGGAGAATACCTGGTCAATACTTAAGCCGATTAGTTCTGTATCCAGCTCCTGGAATTGTTCAAACCTCTTCTGAAAGGCCACAAACTCGGTTGTGCAGACAGGTGTGAAATCAGCGGGATGGCTGAAGAGAATAAACCACTTTCCTTGATAATCTCCTGGTAAGTTTTTACTCCCCTGTGTTGTAGTTACTTTCATTTCTGGAAAAGCGTCTCCGATTAACGGCATTTGTTTTTTTTCTTCCATATGTAATCCTCTCCTTATTCTTTATTAGTAATAGTTATTAATATTAGTATAAAATAAATTGCTGGATTTGTCAAGTGGAAATTTAAAAAAATATTTTTTTAAGCACTTGACAGTTATCTGGATATATTGTAATATAATAGAGCACAGGAATTAGTTGATGTAGTTTCTGTCTGCTGATAGGCCCTCATCGTCTAGGGGTCCAGGACACCAGGTTCTCATCCTGGCGGCAGGGGTTCGAATCCCCTTGAGGGTACCAGAAAAGAGGTAGGAGGTAAGGGGTCAGAGCTAGGAGAGTTTCTTATTTCTGACATCTGACAGCCTACTTCCAATATGGAGGCGTAGCGTAGTGGTTTATCGCGCCGGCCTGTCACGCCGGAGATCGTGGGTTCAAATCCCATCGCCTTCGCCAATCAATCTAAAAAAAAGTCCTTTTAATTCTTAAAAGAATTAAAAGGACTTTTTTTTATTTTTTTAGAGTGTGTTTCTAATATAGGGGTGAGTAACGAATCTTCAAAGCCTAAAAAGTAATATTTGTTAATTTAAAGGATAAATTTACAAATAAACAAATAATTTTGCAGGAAAAAAAGAGATTGCCGTGAAGTATATAGTAAATTAGCAATATATGCAAGAGGAAGAGATGATTGCTAAAAAATGTGATGAATATACATTGGGAATAGTGCTTTGGGTAATGCTTATCATGGTGGTTATTCTAAGAAGGAATAAACAGTGGATCTTTTATATGTAATTATATTATTTTAGCATCTTGAATAATTGATTGTTGCCATTCAAAAACTCCGCTACGGATTTAGTATTGGCCAATTACGGGCTGTTTTAAACTCCCTACGGTCAAACAGGAAAACAGCCTTTTCCGTAATTGACCATACTAAATCCTGCTCCGTTTTAATTGGCTGGTCAACAATTCAATTATGCAAAAGGTCTATTATGAAAGAGCCTTATTTAAACAACAAGGGGGGGATTGACTTGTATTGGAGAAAGAGTTTATTAATTATTTGCTTTTTTTTAATTGCTTTATTTTTAGTCAACCTGCTTACGATGGCTGCAGAGGAGATAGACAATACTACTACTGTTTATGAATTGTGGCAGGAGATGAATGAGGAGGAATCTGAACTAAAAACAGCAGTGCTTAGTGAAAAACAGGAAACTGCTGGAGAAGAGATTATAGAGGAAAGGGGTAGGTATACTAAGACCTTTCAGCAGCTGGGACGGAAAGAGATGATTTTATATACAGAACCGGTTCATTACCAGGATTCCCAGGGGAACTGGCAGCCAATTGATACTACTATTAAAAAAGAGAGTTCTGTAAAAAATATGAGCAAGGCACTAGCTATATCAAATGAGAATAGTGCTTATGAAGATGCAATTTATGATAATGATTTCAAAATGAAATTTGCTAGAAAACTTGAACAGGGGATTGAACTAAGTCAGGGTGATTATAGTCTAAAGATTAAATTACCAGGGGCCAGTAGTAAGTACAATGAGGTTAAGGGCAGTATGAAAAAATATGTTGAAGTCTGGGATAATGTAGATATTCAGTATAACGCTTTTTATGATATGTTGAAAGAATCGATAATCTTAAAAAATAAGGAAGCTCGGAATACATTTGACTTTCAGCTTGAAATGAATACAGAGTTAAGCCTCAAGGAGACAGAGGAAGGACTCATTTTAAGTGATCCGGCGACCGGAGATGAAATCTTTGAACTGGGTAGATTATTTGTTTTTGATAAAAATACAGTTGAAGCTGATTATGAGCATGTTGACTGGCAGTATCAGCAACAGGGGAAGGTTATAAATCTACAGGTTGTTGTTGATAAAGAGTGGTTAGAAAGTTCAGAGCGTAGTTTTCCGGTAGTGCTAGACCCTTGGATTAAAAAAATTTCTGTATCAGGAAGTACTAAGAGGCGTTATTGGAACTTTAAGGAAGACAAAGATCAGATTATTAAATGGCAAGCTATGATAGATACAAAGAGCACTGGACATAGGCATAGTACAAAGGAACATGGGATTTTCTATATTAAAGATTTAACAACAAATAGCAATTTAATCTATGTCAAGAAAGGATATAAGAATGACTGGTCGGGAAGTGGTTATCTGTCAATCAAAGGTAATCATAATTACCAACTTTTTGTCCAGCGCTATAGACTTAAGGCTAAACGGCCTGGGAATCCTTATTATAAAAGAGGTACTACCTGGGCCAAAATCACTTTCTATGATGAACCAACCTTAAATCCTGTTACCCCCAAGTTACTGGACCAGAAGGGGAATACAAAGTATTACCCCAGTCTTTCTAAGCTAAACTGGACATATAGTGATCCACAGGGTTTTGCCCAGCAGAAAGTTAATATTGTAGTACAGAAGAAGGGTGATTCAGGGGTCTGGGCTAATTTTTTAACTACTAATGATTTGAATTACTCAGCACAGAATTATCCAGTGAATAATGAGCAGTTTACTACTGATGAATATAGATGGCGAATTAAGGGCTACAATAGTAAGATCTGGTCAGACTATTCTTACTGGTCGAATTTTATGGTGGATAAACTGCCTCCCTGGCCGGCTAATGGTTTTGGATTTGCTGCTTCGTTAAATTTAACTAAGGCCAGCAAGGAAGAAACAATTAGAGACGCCTATTCCCAGGGCAAGAAACTGGCCTATACCCTGGAATGGAATAAATTTGTTGATACAGATGAGAACCAGCCAGTTGGTAGTGGACTTAAGGAACAGATCTTGCAGTACAAGCAGGATGGAAAAGGCTGGCAGGAATTAAGTAGGCCTGGTCCTGGTCAGGCAGCTACCAATTTTATAGTAGACTGGAATAGTAATTATAAGTTTAGAATAAAAGCAGAGGATCATGTCGGGAATACTTCGGTCTGGTATCCAGGAAGCAGTAATTATGCTGAGTTTAGTACCCCGTCAAAACCGACCAGGTTTAAAGAGATCCAATTTATAGATAATAAAATTAAGGTTGAGTTTTACTGTCATAAGCTGGCCAATGCTTATCAGATAAAATGGAAAAACACAGCTGATGATTCCATTAAAGGTCAGACAGAGTGGATAAAGATTCCAGCTGATTATACAGGGGAGACTTATACCTACACAATAGCACCCCGGGAGATCGGTTTTAAATATAACCAGGACTACGAAATTTCCATTGCTACCTGTAATACGGAAAATGATGAGCTTATTGTCTATAATGACC
This window contains:
- a CDS encoding ABC transporter substrate-binding protein — encoded protein: MKKRIVLLFVILISFILMNVGVIAAEDSQADKQKLITDMAGRELMVPTKINKIFAANNTGAVLGYCLVPDKLIGWNSKLNNNMKKYIKGKATSLPVMGTLYGNAKSKANLEEIALTAPDIILLMSPKITKKVINSADKITGKLGIPVIVIDGQFKNTGKTLEFLGGLLGEKERAEKLKDYFENVYQKVITIAVDIKQEQRVNVYYARGDKGLTTEIKGSPNTEILRLLRARNVVDLNISAENTSGLAGNYTVTMEQLLLWNPDLIIVGSGFYTASGLVDIIKEDKSWQSLKAVANRQLFFIPCAPFNWIDRPPSLNRIIGLVWAAENIYPDLYNFDLAEEIKKFYKLFYHYDLTETELNKLLDCRLK
- a CDS encoding GTP-binding protein translates to MKLITVSGPPSTGKTSVIIRVIEHLRKKNIKIGVIKFDCLTSDDDLLYKRKNIPVQVGISGGLCPDHFFVSNIEECFTWGLNKGLDIMITESAGLCNRCSPYLKGPLAVCIIDNLMGIHTPKKIGPMLRFADLVVITKGDIVSQAEREIFAYRVKEASPRAKILFINGITGQGTLHLADLFLEGKETVELNNSRLRFTMPAALCSYCLGETRVGKDFQIGNIKDINFQR
- a CDS encoding ABC transporter substrate-binding protein gives rise to the protein MSEFKNCNLLALMPCPLKVPFERLITTYLRKKEREGVYLDCTIVANANTHLSFYEEIDNFQDIKEIPDIIISPGLNNLFYHDFYDKFIRPGYFRNPIKYDFEDNFVEIGYQDSRNNYTMFTMNLLVLVVNTARLKGARVPLKFADLLADNYYQNVAIRGRDEFICETVLLNFYKEYGLAGIKKLSYNVREGLHPSQMVKKAKSNSEEDEAIYVMPYFFARTLINHKKIEVIWPEDGALINAISMLVKKDITLEVKELARYIAGPELGNLFARAAFPVANPAVEINVYKKNKFKWLGWDFIRQNDLRKVMEEITAYYLSFQN
- a CDS encoding GntR family transcriptional regulator, translated to MSIRKKLDLPAIDSYSYKPLWKQVYEVLREAILFGKFRPGEKITELELCQQFNVSRTPVREAIRMLELEEFVLIVPQRGVFVAGIKSKKEINDIFQVRAELEGLASYLTAQHITEKQIKKMKKFTGQLEEHIARGELEDCIKIDISFHEIIYESCENEWLQKFLDSLFEQISRFRSESMSQRGRMEEVLVEYQQLIKAFEKRDAEFARKLAVEHIKSAQKSVLSVFKHQYD
- a CDS encoding peroxiredoxin; protein product: MEEKKQMPLIGDAFPEMKVTTTQGSKNLPGDYQGKWFILFSHPADFTPVCTTEFVAFQKRFEQFQELDTELIGLSIDQVFSHIKWTEWIKENLDVEIKFPIIADDRGQVAERLGLVHPGKGTNTVRAVYIIDPKGTIRAILYYPQELGRNMDEIVRMIKGFQLADKNGVAIPANWPDNELINDKVIIEPAADIATASKRKDEYDNFDWWFCYKEV